In one window of Deinococcus terrestris DNA:
- a CDS encoding DMT family transporter — protein MPTPARPGLLLALVAALSFATLGVWGKLAGEVGLGTFEVLVWRFGLVAAVLLPLAGRGMTLAQRRPLLGVGVVYVLATFCYFGALGRVTAGATGLLLYLAPAFVILFGWLAGRRPGAARLGAVALAALGLGLVVGLPGAGDRDPLGLALGAGAGALYAAYLLASEHWLRGVTPLAATGHLALVGAVAFGSLAGARGELGVPDTAAQWGVVLGMAALPTLIAVPALYGAIARLGAARASLLGTLEPLFTVGLAFLVLGEPLRPAMLLGGALILAGAALAQKPERVTPPAPSPAPSPLS, from the coding sequence ATGCCCACGCCCGCCCGCCCCGGCCTGCTGCTCGCCCTCGTCGCCGCGCTGAGTTTTGCCACGCTGGGGGTCTGGGGCAAGCTCGCGGGGGAGGTGGGGCTGGGGACATTTGAAGTGCTCGTGTGGCGCTTCGGGCTGGTCGCCGCCGTGCTGCTGCCGCTCGCGGGGCGGGGGATGACGCTGGCCCAGCGGAGGCCGCTGTTGGGCGTAGGGGTGGTGTACGTGCTGGCGACCTTCTGCTACTTCGGGGCGCTGGGGCGCGTCACAGCCGGGGCGACGGGGCTGCTGCTGTACCTCGCCCCCGCCTTCGTGATTCTGTTCGGGTGGCTGGCGGGGCGGCGGCCCGGTGCGGCGCGGCTGGGGGCGGTGGCGCTCGCGGCGCTGGGGCTGGGCCTCGTCGTGGGACTGCCGGGGGCGGGCGACCGGGACCCGCTGGGGTTGGCGCTGGGGGCCGGGGCGGGGGCGCTGTACGCCGCCTATCTGCTGGCCTCCGAGCACTGGCTGCGGGGGGTCACGCCACTCGCGGCGACCGGGCACCTCGCGCTCGTGGGGGCAGTTGCCTTCGGGAGCCTAGCCGGGGCGCGGGGCGAACTGGGGGTGCCGGACACCGCCGCGCAGTGGGGCGTGGTGCTGGGCATGGCCGCGCTGCCCACCCTGATCGCGGTGCCCGCCCTGTACGGGGCCATCGCCCGGCTGGGAGCAGCGCGGGCCAGCCTGCTGGGCACGTTGGAGCCGCTGTTCACGGTGGGACTGGCCTTTCTCGTTCTCGGGGAACCTCTGCGGCCCGCCATGCTGCTGGGTGGGGCGCTGATTCTGGCGGGGGCGGCACTGGCGCAAAAACCCGAGCGGGTCACGCCCCCGGCCCCCTCCCCCGCCCCGTCTCCCCTATCCTGA
- a CDS encoding penicillin acylase family protein, whose translation MRLMGRVGRGLLWVVLVVLLLVLAAVLWLRGTSRPQVSGEMRLAGLSGPVTVTRDAWGVPHIRAEASDEDAIFALGFTHWQDRAWQMDFQRRVTQGRLSEVLGEAGLSQDRFLRTWGFSRAAESALPALSERSRRMIRAYTAGVNAAMAQGKVAPEFRILGYTPEPWTEVDAIAWSKLMAYDLGGNWDEELLAARVQEKLGEGRMDDIRPPYPQGATTILSAGEVGEENAAPVGANAVTLPDATLAALRTHLEAARSLGMERVPGKGSNNWVISGSRTESGKPILADDPHLALSSPMLWYLADLRGPTLRVIGATIPGLPSVVIGRNDRIAWGVTNVNPDVQDLYIEPESARLTQRTEVIKVKGGEDVRLTVRESEHGPIISDVGAGALGPRVALKWTALQPGDTTLDAFLGLNYAQNWNEFREALRPYVAPSQSFVYADVDGNVGYTAPGRVPVREGWDGSEPVPGDGSREWQGFIPYEELPATLNPDDGLVVTANNKVLPGGADPLGNLRNWAEPYRAERITALLTAKPEGLTLDDVKAVQLDTVSLVWRDLQPLLLATQPDGDLSRAALERLRGWDGNQTTESVPSTVYEAWLAELQTMAGDELGDDTRLNALAVREQLREDGELCRSEAARVESCADLLRVSLKAAVDGLAARLGDDLDGWTYGRVHTVASNHRAFGQVDALAWLFNHAAPTPGGTNTVNVARPDPETLRQTHGPSYRHIIDLADMNRSLYIGSLGQGGNPLGEHVSDQQGRWTSGEYLPMSTDEGDWGRTVTLTLTPGE comes from the coding sequence ATGCGTTTGATGGGACGGGTGGGCCGGGGCCTGCTCTGGGTGGTGTTGGTCGTGCTGCTGCTCGTGCTGGCGGCGGTGCTGTGGCTGCGGGGCACGTCGCGGCCCCAGGTGTCGGGCGAAATGAGGCTCGCGGGCCTCTCGGGGCCGGTCACGGTCACGCGCGACGCCTGGGGCGTGCCGCACATCCGGGCCGAGGCGTCGGACGAGGACGCGATCTTCGCGCTGGGCTTCACCCACTGGCAGGACCGGGCGTGGCAGATGGATTTCCAGCGCCGGGTCACCCAGGGGCGGCTCTCGGAGGTGCTGGGCGAGGCGGGCCTCTCGCAAGACCGCTTCCTGCGGACGTGGGGCTTTTCCCGCGCCGCAGAGAGCGCTTTGCCCGCCCTCTCGGAGCGCTCGCGGCGGATGATCCGGGCGTATACGGCGGGCGTGAACGCGGCGATGGCTCAGGGCAAGGTGGCCCCCGAGTTCCGCATCCTGGGGTACACGCCTGAACCCTGGACCGAGGTGGACGCCATCGCCTGGAGCAAGCTGATGGCCTACGACCTCGGCGGCAACTGGGACGAGGAACTGCTCGCGGCGCGGGTGCAGGAGAAGCTCGGGGAGGGCCGTATGGACGACATCCGACCCCCCTATCCTCAGGGCGCGACCACCATCCTGAGCGCGGGCGAGGTGGGCGAGGAGAACGCGGCCCCGGTGGGGGCGAACGCCGTCACCCTGCCGGACGCGACCCTGGCCGCCCTGCGGACCCATCTGGAGGCCGCCCGCTCGCTGGGCATGGAACGGGTCCCCGGCAAGGGAAGCAACAACTGGGTGATCTCGGGGAGCCGCACCGAGAGCGGTAAACCCATCCTGGCCGACGACCCGCACCTCGCGCTGTCCAGCCCGATGCTGTGGTACCTCGCGGACCTGCGCGGGCCGACCCTGCGGGTGATCGGGGCGACCATTCCGGGCCTGCCCAGCGTGGTGATCGGCCGCAACGACCGCATCGCCTGGGGGGTGACCAACGTGAACCCCGACGTGCAGGACCTCTATATCGAGCCGGAGTCGGCCCGCCTGACCCAGCGCACCGAGGTCATCAAGGTCAAGGGCGGCGAGGACGTGCGCCTCACGGTGCGCGAGAGCGAGCACGGGCCGATCATCTCGGACGTGGGCGCGGGGGCGCTCGGGCCGCGTGTGGCCCTGAAGTGGACCGCGCTGCAACCCGGCGATACCACCCTGGACGCCTTCCTGGGCCTGAACTACGCGCAGAACTGGAACGAGTTCCGCGAGGCGCTGCGCCCCTACGTGGCCCCCAGCCAGAGCTTCGTGTATGCCGACGTGGACGGCAACGTGGGCTACACGGCGCCGGGGCGGGTGCCCGTGCGCGAAGGCTGGGACGGCTCCGAGCCCGTGCCCGGCGACGGCTCGCGCGAGTGGCAGGGCTTCATCCCCTATGAGGAACTGCCCGCCACCCTCAACCCGGACGACGGCCTCGTCGTGACGGCCAACAACAAGGTGCTGCCGGGCGGGGCCGACCCCCTGGGCAACCTCCGCAACTGGGCCGAGCCGTACCGCGCCGAGCGCATCACGGCGCTGCTGACCGCCAAGCCGGAGGGCCTCACGCTGGACGACGTGAAGGCCGTGCAACTGGACACGGTGAGTCTGGTGTGGCGCGACCTCCAGCCGCTGCTGCTCGCCACCCAACCGGACGGGGACCTCAGCCGGGCGGCGCTGGAGCGGCTGCGCGGTTGGGACGGGAATCAGACCACGGAGAGCGTCCCCAGCACGGTCTACGAGGCGTGGCTGGCCGAGTTGCAGACGATGGCGGGGGACGAACTGGGCGACGACACCCGCCTGAACGCGCTCGCCGTGCGCGAGCAACTGCGGGAGGACGGCGAGTTGTGCCGCTCGGAGGCCGCCCGCGTGGAGTCCTGCGCCGACCTGCTGCGCGTCAGCTTGAAAGCGGCGGTGGACGGCCTCGCCGCACGGCTGGGGGACGACCTGGACGGCTGGACCTACGGCCGGGTGCACACGGTCGCCAGCAACCACCGCGCCTTCGGGCAGGTGGACGCGCTGGCGTGGCTGTTCAACCATGCCGCGCCCACCCCCGGCGGCACGAACACGGTGAACGTGGCCCGCCCCGACCCCGAGACGCTGCGCCAGACGCACGGCCCGAGCTACCGCCACATCATCGACCTGGCGGACATGAACCGCAGCCTCTACATCGGCAGCCTGGGGCAGGGGGGCAACCCGCTGGGCGAGCACGTCAGCGACCAGCAAGGCCGGTGGACGTCGGGTGAGTACCTCCCCATGAGCACCGACGAGGGGGACTGGGGCCGCACGGTGACGCTGACCCTCACGCCGGGCGAATAA
- a CDS encoding nitric oxide synthase oxygenase, whose product MSAAAPRPPSGLAPDALLAEAERFLHLYADEHGHGPREREARLAEVRAEVARTGTYTLRTAELAHGARVAWRNSSRCVGRLPWRALEVRDLRHVTHPDDVFAYLMAHLHDALGGGRIRPVISILGPGVRVHNDQLLRYAGYRQPGGTVVGDPQNVALTDHLRRLGWAGGPGTAFDVLPLAIEGRGRVGLYCLPEDATCQVPITHPDCPGVGELGLRWFALPVLSNLTLEVGGLSFPAAPFNGWYLQTEIAARNLADEGRYDALPAVARALGLDLSPRRLWRDRALVELNVAVLHSFDRAGIRITDHHAVTRQFVRFEAEEQRAGRAVRGRWSWLIPPLSPATTPVWHRSYTDGEERPGYVAQTPAWQEERAEAVCPFTGRRQGAAAD is encoded by the coding sequence ATGTCCGCCGCCGCCCCCCGCCCGCCGTCCGGCCTGGCCCCTGACGCGCTGCTGGCCGAGGCCGAACGCTTCCTGCACCTGTACGCGGACGAGCACGGGCATGGTCCCCGCGAGCGGGAGGCGCGGCTGGCCGAGGTCCGGGCGGAGGTGGCCCGCACGGGGACGTACACCCTCCGCACGGCGGAACTCGCGCACGGGGCGCGGGTGGCGTGGCGCAACAGCAGCCGCTGCGTGGGCCGCCTGCCCTGGCGGGCGCTGGAGGTGCGCGACCTGCGGCACGTCACCCACCCCGACGACGTGTTCGCGTACCTCATGGCGCACCTGCATGACGCCCTGGGGGGCGGACGCATTCGCCCGGTCATCAGCATCTTGGGTCCCGGCGTGCGCGTTCACAACGACCAGTTGCTGCGCTACGCGGGCTACCGCCAGCCCGGCGGGACGGTGGTGGGCGACCCGCAGAACGTGGCCCTCACCGACCATCTGCGCCGCCTGGGGTGGGCGGGTGGTCCCGGCACCGCCTTCGACGTACTGCCGCTCGCCATCGAGGGCCGGGGCCGGGTGGGGCTCTACTGCCTGCCGGAGGACGCGACCTGTCAGGTGCCCATCACCCACCCCGACTGTCCCGGCGTGGGCGAGCTGGGGCTGCGGTGGTTCGCCCTCCCGGTCCTGAGCAACCTCACGCTGGAGGTCGGGGGCCTGAGCTTTCCCGCCGCCCCCTTCAACGGCTGGTACCTCCAGACCGAGATTGCCGCCCGCAACCTCGCGGATGAGGGGCGCTACGACGCCCTCCCCGCCGTGGCGCGGGCGCTGGGGCTGGACCTCTCGCCCCGGCGGCTGTGGCGGGACCGAGCCCTGGTGGAGCTGAACGTGGCGGTGCTGCACTCCTTCGACCGGGCGGGGATTCGCATTACCGACCACCACGCGGTCACCCGGCAGTTCGTCCGCTTCGAGGCCGAGGAGCAGCGGGCCGGGCGGGCGGTGCGGGGCCGCTGGTCGTGGCTGATTCCGCCCCTCTCGCCCGCGACCACCCCCGTGTGGCACCGCTCATACACCGATGGGGAGGAGCGGCCCGGCTACGTCGCCCAGACTCCCGCGTGGCAGGAGGAGCGGGCGGAAGCGGTCTGCCCTTTCACCGGGAGGCGGCAAGGGGCGGCGGCGGACTGA
- a CDS encoding secondary thiamine-phosphate synthase enzyme YjbQ: MWAQHDLRLRPLPRGFHLITREVAAAVPELARVRVGLLHVFITHTSASLALNENASPDVRRDFERYFNHLVPDGWPDFEHTDEGPDDMAAHVKASLLGPSLTLPVRGGRLALGTWQGIYLCEHRNDGGARRLVLTLQGEEGQS, translated from the coding sequence ATGTGGGCACAACACGACCTCCGGCTCCGGCCCCTCCCGCGTGGCTTTCACCTCATCACCCGCGAGGTCGCCGCTGCCGTGCCCGAACTCGCGCGGGTGCGGGTGGGCCTCCTGCACGTCTTCATCACGCACACCTCGGCCAGCCTCGCCCTGAACGAGAACGCCTCGCCGGACGTGCGGCGCGATTTCGAGCGGTATTTCAACCACCTCGTACCCGACGGCTGGCCGGACTTCGAGCACACGGACGAAGGCCCCGACGACATGGCCGCGCACGTCAAGGCCAGCCTGCTGGGGCCGTCGCTGACCCTGCCCGTGCGCGGGGGGCGGCTGGCGCTGGGAACCTGGCAGGGCATCTACCTGTGCGAGCACCGGAACGACGGGGGAGCGCGGCGGCTGGTGCTGACCTTGCAGGGCGAGGAGGGCCAGAGCTGA
- a CDS encoding DUF4403 family protein, whose product MRRLLIPLLSTALMTAPAPTQAQAQSVPRSSLVLPVTVPLSGVQAAANARVPAEFARLDETRPLAGGLLTVRLTGTVTRTGHVRVGAAPEGDALLVRVPLRAAFRAEGQGLGSALGRDFGGEATVSLRLTPTLGADWQAGVKVVGTVEWTDPLSVELTPGVRVSVQSLVDGQVRAALDRVTADIERAVREGADLRDRAGALWARAGQPWTLPAPEPAYARVTPRTLTVSPFRFTGDALKLTLGATFDLAAGLGRAPAQPSVPLPPLRVAEPPSPGVALALPVRLPYPELSRAATRAAAARTLTLPLPLSPTLRVENVVVTGRGPRLNAAVTVRVSGPLGLSVRATADVSGVPALDASGRVVTLRDPTVVTRREGLTGRVVGWLADARAQAYLRGAARFDLTPQLTQARGQVQSRLPFTPVPGVTLTGKVGELRLTGLNVTPEALVVTAAAGGQLAAAVDAGKVR is encoded by the coding sequence ATGCGACGCCTTCTCATCCCGCTGCTGTCCACTGCCCTGATGACCGCCCCCGCCCCCACCCAAGCTCAGGCCCAGAGCGTGCCGCGTTCCTCGCTGGTCCTGCCCGTCACGGTGCCGCTCTCTGGCGTGCAGGCGGCGGCCAACGCCCGCGTCCCCGCCGAGTTCGCCCGGCTGGATGAGACGCGGCCCCTCGCGGGCGGGCTGCTCACGGTGCGCCTCACGGGGACGGTCACCCGCACCGGGCACGTGCGGGTGGGGGCCGCGCCGGAGGGGGACGCCCTGCTGGTGCGCGTGCCGCTGCGGGCCGCCTTCCGCGCCGAGGGCCAGGGGCTGGGGTCGGCCCTGGGCCGCGATTTCGGCGGCGAGGCGACGGTGAGCCTGCGCCTGACGCCCACCCTCGGGGCCGACTGGCAGGCCGGGGTGAAGGTCGTGGGGACGGTGGAGTGGACCGACCCCCTGAGTGTAGAGCTGACGCCCGGCGTGCGGGTTAGCGTGCAGTCTTTGGTGGACGGACAGGTGCGGGCGGCGCTGGACCGCGTGACCGCCGACATCGAGCGGGCGGTGCGCGAGGGCGCCGACCTGCGGGACCGCGCCGGGGCGCTGTGGGCGCGGGCGGGGCAGCCCTGGACGCTTCCGGCGCCAGAACCCGCCTACGCCCGCGTCACGCCGCGTACCCTGACCGTCAGCCCCTTCCGCTTCACCGGGGACGCGCTGAAACTCACGCTGGGCGCGACCTTCGACCTCGCGGCGGGGCTGGGTCGGGCGCCCGCACAGCCGTCCGTCCCCCTGCCCCCGCTGCGGGTGGCCGAGCCGCCATCGCCGGGCGTGGCCCTCGCCCTGCCCGTGCGCCTGCCCTACCCGGAGCTGTCGCGGGCCGCGACCCGCGCCGCCGCCGCGCGGACCCTGACCCTGCCGCTGCCCCTCTCCCCCACCCTGCGGGTCGAGAACGTCGTGGTGACAGGCCGGGGACCCAGACTGAACGCCGCCGTCACCGTGCGCGTCTCCGGCCCGCTGGGCCTCAGCGTGCGGGCCACCGCCGACGTGTCGGGCGTGCCCGCGCTGGACGCCTCCGGGCGGGTGGTCACCCTACGTGACCCTACCGTCGTCACCCGCCGCGAGGGGTTGACCGGGCGGGTAGTGGGCTGGCTGGCCGACGCCCGCGCTCAGGCCTATCTGCGGGGGGCGGCCCGCTTCGACCTCACGCCGCAACTCACACAGGCGCGGGGGCAGGTGCAGTCGCGGCTCCCCTTCACGCCCGTCCCCGGCGTGACCCTGACGGGCAAGGTGGGCGAGTTGCGGCTGACCGGGCTGAATGTGACCCCGGAAGCCCTCGTCGTGACCGCCGCCGCTGGGGGGCAACTCGCGGCAGCGGTGGATGCGGGGAAGGTGCGCTAG
- a CDS encoding type IV pilus twitching motility protein PilT — translation MTLATPDITDILRFAAEKGASDIILTVGLPPQFKLSGTYEVQQGMSPLAATETRKLMYSMMNERQQRTFEEKRELDFSFALGEKARFRVNAFMQRGFVGGVMRLIPTTIRSAAEMGLPQNITDIANAPRGLVLVTGPTGSGKSTTLAAMIDHINVTKKLHIVTIEDPIEFMHSHKQSIVNQREIGSDTLSFEDALRASLRQAPDVILVGEMRDYETIRAAVTAAETGHLVMGTLHTNSAPESIDRIVDVFPEEQQEQIRVQLANNLVAVMTQQLLPRADGPGRVLAYELLIANPAVRALIREGKTFQIVSTMQTGAREGMVTMDAFLANLYRRRVISYETGVARAVDPKEFARLANDPSAGVGGATYTPPAAPAAPAPAQPAGASLGRTAAGTGTTTTQSGTTGTQFGRR, via the coding sequence ATGACCCTAGCCACTCCCGACATCACCGACATCCTGCGTTTCGCCGCCGAGAAGGGCGCGTCCGACATCATCCTGACGGTGGGGCTGCCGCCGCAGTTCAAGCTCAGCGGGACCTACGAGGTGCAGCAGGGAATGAGTCCCCTCGCCGCGACCGAGACGCGCAAGCTGATGTACTCGATGATGAACGAGCGCCAGCAGCGCACCTTCGAGGAGAAGCGAGAACTGGACTTCTCCTTCGCACTGGGCGAAAAGGCCCGCTTCCGTGTGAACGCCTTTATGCAGCGCGGCTTCGTGGGGGGCGTGATGCGCCTGATTCCGACGACCATCCGCAGCGCCGCCGAGATGGGGTTGCCGCAGAACATCACCGACATCGCCAACGCGCCGCGCGGGCTGGTGCTGGTGACCGGGCCGACCGGGTCGGGCAAGTCGACCACCCTGGCCGCGATGATCGATCACATCAATGTCACCAAAAAGCTGCACATCGTGACCATTGAGGACCCCATTGAGTTCATGCACTCTCACAAGCAGAGCATCGTGAACCAGCGCGAGATCGGGTCGGACACCCTGAGCTTCGAGGACGCGCTGCGGGCCTCCTTGCGCCAGGCCCCCGACGTGATTCTGGTGGGCGAGATGCGCGACTACGAGACCATCCGTGCGGCCGTGACCGCCGCCGAAACCGGGCACCTCGTGATGGGCACCCTGCACACCAACTCGGCGCCCGAGTCCATCGACCGCATCGTGGACGTGTTTCCCGAAGAGCAGCAGGAGCAGATCCGGGTGCAGCTTGCCAACAACCTCGTCGCCGTGATGACCCAGCAGCTCCTGCCCCGCGCCGACGGTCCGGGCCGGGTCCTCGCCTACGAACTGCTGATTGCCAACCCGGCCGTCCGGGCGCTGATCCGCGAGGGCAAGACCTTCCAGATCGTCTCCACCATGCAGACCGGGGCACGCGAGGGCATGGTCACGATGGACGCCTTCTTGGCGAACCTCTACCGCCGCCGGGTGATCTCCTACGAGACGGGCGTGGCCCGCGCCGTGGACCCCAAGGAGTTCGCCCGCCTCGCCAACGACCCCAGCGCGGGGGTGGGCGGCGCGACCTACACGCCGCCTGCGGCTCCGGCAGCACCTGCCCCGGCTCAGCCTGCGGGGGCGTCTCTGGGACGGACGGCAGCGGGGACGGGCACGACCACGACCCAGTCGGGAACGACGGGGACGCAGTTCGGGCGGCGCTGA
- a CDS encoding ATPase, T2SS/T4P/T4SS family encodes MALSIGDRRLGAILLEQGYVSDTELQKALVRHAEVGGRLADILIDSGQVGEKRIARAIEEALGIPLVNLLVVTPESAAVGAVRAQTAQRVAAFPFAREGDTLRVAFVDPLSSLAIEALEDDSGLNIEPYQALRDQVLWAIATYYPELGLDVALPGEESGDANGGQLGRLLITRGLITDAQLQVALDAQQQTGESLGATLVAQGALTEDRLYEVLAEQAGAPYLPDTRGLQPPEEVLGALLRADALRLSAVPVEETAAGVTVLTSDPRRREELGALIGRPVSLVLARPREVEALIERCYPQRTRLGEQMVQQGTLSRGQLREALQVQARGGKVKPLGEVIVELGFATPGDIDGALQKQNAGGGRLEDTLVQSGKLSPEMLARSLAAQLGYEYLDPGQNPPDAAVALLIPEATARRYGVVPVRLQGESLIVAMKDPRNVFALDDLKLITGREIIPAVMAEKDITRLIERYHGNKDMAALNQKLAAESRAREAKREDVDLSAGLDDNAVVRVVDQIIREAALQDASDIHIEPTQTSLRVRYRIDGVLREQPELPRGSSQSVLARIKIMGNLDISERRLPQDGRVRFKKGSIDIDLRLSTLPTVYGEKAVMRLLQKAENIPEVEQLGFSAHNFQRYLDVIEKPNGIFLVTGPTGSGKSFTSFSTLKRIARPEKNTTTIEDPIEYEIPGIVQSQVNSVAGMTFARALRAFLRQDPDIIFVGEIRDTETAKIATEAALTGHLVLATLHTNDAPGAITRLDEMGVEPFNISASVIGVLAQRLVRRVCSECKQPTNADPDVLRRLGLAEEEVRGASLVRGAGCPRCGGTGYKGRMGIHELMVIDDPLRRAIGAGQTASELRDVALAESSMKTLRQDGIEKALAGLTTLEEVLAVTAG; translated from the coding sequence GTGGCACTTTCCATCGGCGACCGGAGACTCGGAGCGATCCTGCTCGAACAGGGTTACGTCAGCGACACCGAACTGCAAAAGGCGCTCGTCCGGCACGCCGAGGTCGGCGGGCGGCTGGCCGACATCCTGATCGACTCCGGGCAGGTCGGCGAGAAGCGCATCGCGCGGGCCATCGAGGAAGCGCTGGGCATTCCGCTCGTCAACCTGCTGGTGGTCACGCCGGAGTCGGCGGCGGTCGGGGCGGTGCGGGCACAGACGGCGCAGCGGGTGGCCGCGTTCCCCTTCGCGCGGGAGGGCGACACGCTGCGGGTGGCGTTTGTGGACCCGCTGTCCAGCCTCGCCATCGAGGCGCTGGAGGACGACTCGGGCCTGAACATCGAGCCGTACCAGGCCCTGCGTGATCAGGTGCTGTGGGCGATCGCCACTTACTACCCGGAACTCGGACTGGACGTGGCCCTGCCCGGCGAGGAGAGCGGCGACGCGAACGGCGGGCAACTGGGCCGCTTGCTCATCACGCGCGGGCTGATCACCGACGCGCAGCTTCAGGTGGCGCTCGACGCCCAGCAGCAGACCGGTGAATCGCTGGGCGCGACGCTGGTGGCCCAGGGCGCCCTGACCGAGGACCGCCTCTACGAGGTGCTGGCCGAGCAGGCGGGTGCCCCCTACCTGCCCGACACGCGCGGCCTCCAGCCCCCGGAAGAGGTGCTGGGGGCGCTGCTGCGGGCGGACGCCCTGCGGCTTTCGGCGGTGCCGGTCGAGGAGACGGCGGCGGGTGTGACGGTCCTGACGAGTGACCCCCGCCGCCGCGAGGAACTCGGAGCCCTGATCGGCCGCCCGGTGAGCCTGGTGCTGGCCCGCCCGCGCGAGGTCGAGGCCCTGATCGAGCGCTGCTACCCCCAGCGCACCCGCCTGGGCGAGCAGATGGTGCAGCAGGGGACCCTCTCGCGCGGGCAACTGCGCGAGGCCTTGCAGGTCCAGGCCCGCGGCGGCAAGGTCAAGCCGCTGGGCGAGGTGATTGTCGAGCTGGGCTTCGCCACTCCCGGCGACATCGACGGGGCGCTGCAAAAGCAGAACGCGGGGGGCGGGCGGCTGGAAGACACGCTGGTGCAGTCGGGCAAGCTCAGCCCCGAGATGCTGGCCCGCTCGCTGGCCGCGCAGCTCGGCTACGAGTACCTCGACCCCGGCCAGAACCCGCCCGACGCGGCGGTGGCCCTGCTGATCCCCGAGGCGACCGCCCGGCGCTACGGGGTGGTGCCAGTCAGGTTGCAGGGCGAGTCCCTGATCGTGGCGATGAAGGACCCGCGCAACGTGTTCGCGCTCGACGACCTCAAGCTGATCACGGGCCGCGAGATCATCCCGGCGGTGATGGCGGAAAAAGACATCACCCGCCTGATCGAGCGCTACCACGGCAACAAGGACATGGCGGCGCTCAACCAGAAGCTCGCCGCCGAGAGCCGGGCGCGGGAGGCCAAGCGGGAGGACGTGGACCTCTCGGCCGGGCTCGACGACAACGCCGTCGTGCGGGTGGTGGACCAGATTATCCGCGAGGCCGCCCTGCAAGACGCCTCCGACATCCACATCGAGCCCACCCAGACCTCACTGCGGGTGCGCTACCGCATTGACGGGGTGTTGCGTGAGCAGCCCGAGCTGCCGCGCGGGAGCTCCCAGAGCGTGCTGGCCCGCATCAAGATCATGGGGAACCTCGACATCTCCGAGCGCCGCCTGCCGCAAGACGGGCGCGTGCGCTTCAAGAAAGGCTCCATCGACATCGACCTGCGGCTCTCGACCCTGCCCACCGTGTACGGCGAGAAGGCCGTGATGCGCCTGTTGCAAAAGGCCGAGAACATCCCCGAAGTCGAGCAGCTCGGCTTTTCCGCGCACAACTTCCAGCGCTACCTCGACGTGATCGAGAAGCCCAACGGCATCTTCCTGGTGACGGGGCCGACGGGGTCGGGCAAGTCCTTTACCAGTTTCTCGACCCTCAAGCGCATCGCCCGGCCCGAGAAGAACACCACGACCATCGAGGACCCCATCGAGTACGAGATTCCGGGCATCGTGCAGTCGCAGGTCAACTCGGTGGCCGGGATGACCTTCGCCCGTGCCCTCCGCGCCTTCCTGCGCCAGGACCCCGACATCATCTTCGTGGGCGAAATCCGCGACACCGAGACGGCCAAGATCGCCACCGAAGCGGCGCTGACCGGCCACCTCGTGCTGGCGACCCTGCACACCAACGATGCGCCGGGGGCCATTACCCGTCTGGATGAAATGGGCGTGGAGCCCTTCAACATCTCCGCGTCGGTGATCGGGGTGCTCGCGCAGCGGCTGGTGCGCCGGGTGTGCTCCGAGTGCAAGCAGCCCACCAACGCCGACCCCGACGTGCTGCGCCGCCTGGGACTCGCCGAGGAGGAGGTGCGCGGGGCCTCGCTCGTGCGCGGGGCGGGCTGCCCGCGCTGCGGCGGCACCGGTTACAAGGGCCGCATGGGGATTCACGAACTGATGGTGATCGACGACCCGCTGCGCCGCGCCATCGGGGCCGGGCAGACCGCCTCCGAGCTGCGCGACGTGGCCCTGGCCGAAAGCAGCATGAAGACGCTGCGCCAGGACGGCATCGAGAAGGCGCTCGCGGGCCTGACCACCCTCGAAGAAGTGCTCGCGGTGACGGCGGGGTAA
- a CDS encoding YqeG family HAD IIIA-type phosphatase, with protein sequence MSLLRPRDVLPHVHDITPEFLAARGLRGLLLDLDNTLIPYGSYEERADVMAWAAELRRSGIRLYLLSNATGRRARFWLDKLGFEGVGMAGKPNPRAFRQALGKLGLPPHQVGMVGDQVFTDILGGNLAGMHTILVHPLADNALPHTRVTRKLERAVLKRYGHDWRA encoded by the coding sequence GTGAGCCTGCTGCGCCCCCGCGACGTGCTGCCCCACGTTCACGACATCACCCCCGAGTTCCTGGCGGCGCGGGGATTGCGTGGGCTGCTGCTGGACCTCGACAACACCTTGATTCCCTACGGCAGCTATGAGGAACGGGCCGACGTGATGGCCTGGGCCGCCGAGCTGCGCCGCTCCGGCATCCGGCTGTACCTCCTGAGCAACGCGACGGGGAGGCGTGCCCGCTTCTGGCTGGACAAACTCGGCTTCGAGGGCGTCGGCATGGCGGGCAAACCCAATCCCCGCGCCTTCCGGCAGGCGCTCGGCAAGCTCGGGCTGCCGCCCCATCAGGTCGGCATGGTGGGGGATCAGGTCTTTACCGACATCCTCGGGGGCAACCTCGCGGGGATGCACACCATCCTCGTTCACCCCCTGGCCGACAACGCCCTGCCGCACACCCGCGTGACCCGCAAGCTCGAGCGGGCCGTTCTCAAGCGCTACGGACACGACTGGCGGGCCTAA